Below is a genomic region from Granulicella sp. L56.
GCTACAGCCTGCAGATTACTTAGGCGACGACTTCGATGCCCATCGAGCGAGCGGTGCCGCGGATGGTCTTCGATGCTGCCTCAACCGACGAGGCATTCATGTCCGGCATCTTCTGCGTGGCGATCTCGCGAATCTGCTTCTCGGTCACCTTGCCCAGCTTCTCCTTGTTCGGAGTGCCCGAGCCCTTGGCGATTCCGGCAGCCTTCAGCAGCAGCACCGGCGCCGGAGGCGTCTTGGTGACGAAGCTGAACGTGCGGTCAGCGTAGACGCTGATGACGACAGGGATGGTGAGGCCGACCAGATCGGGAGCCTTGGTG
It encodes:
- the rplK gene encoding 50S ribosomal protein L11, yielding MAPKKITGYVKLQIMAGKATPAPPVGPALGQAQVNIMEFCKQFNERTKAPDLVGLTIPVVISVYADRTFSFVTKTPPAPVLLLKAAGIAKGSGTPNKEKLGKVTEKQIREIATQKMPDMNASSVEAASKTIRGTARSMGIEVVA